CGGTTCCGGCACCCCGTCGACGGTCAGCGAGGCGAGCAGGACGTCGGACGAGCCGGTACGGAACTCGCCCGCCGGGTAACACATCGGGGCGCTGCCGTCGCAGCAGCCGCCGGACTGGTGGAACATCAGTGGGCCGTGTCGCCCCCGCAGCGACCGGATCAGCTCGGCCGCGGCGGGGGTGACGGAGACGACCGGCATCAGAAGAAGCCGAGCTTCTTGGTGGAGTAACTGACCAGCAGGTTCTTCGTCTGCTGGTAGTGCTCCAGCATCATCTTGTGGTTCTCCCGGCCGATGCCGGACTGCTTGTACCCGCCGAACGCGGCATGCGCCGGGTACGCGTGGTAGCAGTTCGTCCACACCCGGCCGGCCTGGATGGCCCGCCCGGCCCGGTACGCCGTGTTCATGTCCCGAGTCCATACGCCGGCACCCAACCCGTACAGGGTGTCGTTGGCGATCTTCACGGCGTCGTCGAGGTCGGCGAAGGAGGTCACCGAGACCACCGGGCCGAAGATCTCCTCCTGGAAGATCCGCATCGAGTTGTCGCCCTCGAAGATGGTCGGTTGAACGTAGTACCCGCCCGACAGGTCGCCGCCCAGGTCTGCGCGGGAGCCGCCGGTCAAGACGCGGGCACCCTCCTGCCGGCCGATGTCCAGGTAGGACAGGATCTTTTCGAGCTGGTCGTTGGAGGCCTGCGCCCCGATCATCGTGTCGGTGTCCAGGGGGTGCCCCTGCACGATCTGCTCGGTGCGAGAAACCGCCGCCGCGAGGAAGTCGCTGTAGT
This portion of the Micromonospora zamorensis genome encodes:
- a CDS encoding DUF779 domain-containing protein, with translation MPVVSVTPAAAELIRSLRGRHGPLMFHQSGGCCDGSAPMCYPAGEFRTGSSDVLLASLTVDGVPEPVEFWMSKSQWELWKHTTLTVDVVPGRGSGFSLEAPDGVRFLIRSRLAA